A region from the Leguminivora glycinivorella isolate SPB_JAAS2020 chromosome 3, LegGlyc_1.1, whole genome shotgun sequence genome encodes:
- the LOC125242610 gene encoding BCL-6 corepressor-like protein 1, whose translation MKKAICLVFLLVAAAAASEKKTTEKKAEPLDKKLDKRGLLNLGYGYGISGLDIGHIGSSHGLGGAYNFVEEGAIAHHGYGIPLGEHTDVTRTITLVKGVPVAYPVDRPVPYAVEKHVPYPVKVPVPQPYEVIKHVPVHVKEYVKVPVHVPAPYPVEKKVPYPVHVPVDRPYPVKVLVPQPYPVEKHIPYPVKVPVPQPYPVEKHVPYPVEVKVPVPQPYPVVKHVGVPVKVPVDRPYPVHVPAPYPVEKPVPVAVPVEKPVAYPVHVPVDRPYPVPVEKPYPVPVKVPVPEPYPVYKHVPYAVERPVAVPVKVPVDRPYPVHVEKHIPIAVEKPYPVPVKVPVFVNEHYDHSHSHLNYGGSYYEH comes from the exons ATGAAAAAAGCG ATCTGTTTAGTTTTCCTGCTGGTAGCAGCAGCTGCTGCCAGCGAGAAGAAGACTACAGAGAAAAAGGCAGAGCCTTTGGACAAGAAGTTGGACAAACGTGGTCTCCTGAACCTCGGCTACGGATATGGCATCAGCGGCCTTGACATCGGCCACATCGGCAGCTCTCACGGCCTCGGCGGCGCCTACAACTTCGTCGAAGAAGGCGCCATCGCCCACCATGGCTACGGAATACCTCTCGGTGAACACACCGACGTCACCAGGACCATCACTCTGGTCAAGGGAGTCCCCGTCGCCTACCCGGTCGACAGACCCGTGCCATACGCCGTCGAGAAGCATGTGCCATACCCCGTCAAGGTCCCCGTGCCCCAGCCGTACGAGGTCATCAAACACGTGCCCGTTCACGTGAAGGAGTACGTCAAGGTCCCAGTCCACGTCCCCGCTCCGTACCCGGTAGAGAAGAAGGTGCCCTACCCCGTCCACGTGCCCGTAGACAGGCCCTACCCCGTCAAGGTGTTGGTGCCCCAGCCCTACCCCGTCGAGAAGCACATCCCTTACCCGGTCAAGGTGCCCGTGCCGCAACCCTACCCCGTGGAGAAACACGTGCCATACCCCGTCGAAGTTAAAGTACCAGTTCCCCAGCCCTACCCCGTTGTGAAGCACGTCGGTGTCCCAGTTAAAGTGCCCGTCGACAGGCCTTACCCCGTGCACGTACCCGCTCCCTACCCCGTCGAGAAGCCCGTCCCCGTGGCCGTTCCTGTTGAGAAGCCCGTCGCTTACCCCGTGCACGTGCCCGTCGACAGGCCTTACCCCGTGCCCGTTGAGAAGCCCTACCCAGTTCCCGTGAAGGTGCCCGTCCCTGAGCCTTACCCAGTGTACAAGCACGTCCCATACGCGGTTGAGAGGCCAGTAGCCGTGCCAGTGAAGGTGCCGGTCGATAGGCCGTACCCCGTGCACGTCGAGAAGCACATCCCCATCGCCGTGGAGAAGCCCTACCCCGTGCCCGTGAAGGTGCCCGTCTTCGTCAACGAGCACTACGACCACTCCCACAGTCACCTCAACTACGGAGGCTCATACTACGAGCACTGA